From the genome of uncultured Bacteroides sp., one region includes:
- a CDS encoding PepSY-associated TM helix domain-containing protein: MKKLSVRTLFRKLHLWLGLPSGIVVFIVAITGCIYAFQNEIKELFRPTLVIEASGQTFLSPEELKEKVSPYVFSNPADSSNAIYGVTYATYHYAAAIACNLGKDGYTLLYVNPYNGGIIYTEKLKDDFFRIILDGHRSLWLPYAIGRPIVGWSVILFVLVLLSGLVLWIPHRKTKKTFKAGLKIKWKAPFSRLNYDLHNVLGFYTALFALIIALTGLTWSFNWFSKTYYGLVTAGKRFEQWEIPVSNSAKVFKQTDPSTLLWEKMNKEYPIGRQGTFRFDYPQKPTDVFTVCFNPANDGTYYQSEYRFFDRNTLQEVKGGGTYGIKQSEASRGDKLYRMTYDIHVGAILGLPGRILVFITSLIIASLPVTGCIIWWRKKRKKKVIGNSHTTI, from the coding sequence ATGAAGAAACTATCCGTACGCACACTTTTTCGCAAGTTACATCTCTGGCTCGGACTGCCATCGGGCATTGTAGTCTTTATTGTAGCTATAACAGGTTGTATCTACGCTTTTCAGAATGAAATCAAAGAATTGTTCCGCCCAACACTGGTTATAGAAGCCAGCGGACAAACATTTCTATCGCCTGAAGAGTTAAAAGAGAAGGTGAGTCCATACGTATTCAGTAACCCGGCAGATAGCAGCAATGCTATCTACGGGGTTACATACGCTACTTACCATTACGCCGCCGCAATAGCCTGTAATTTGGGTAAAGACGGATATACACTTCTATATGTAAATCCTTATAACGGAGGAATCATTTATACGGAAAAGCTCAAAGATGATTTTTTCCGTATAATTCTGGATGGACATCGAAGCCTCTGGCTTCCTTATGCTATAGGGAGACCAATCGTCGGATGGAGCGTCATACTATTTGTACTTGTTCTCTTATCGGGATTGGTACTATGGATTCCGCATAGAAAAACGAAAAAGACCTTCAAAGCCGGATTAAAGATCAAGTGGAAAGCTCCTTTCTCTCGCTTGAATTACGATTTGCATAACGTCTTAGGATTTTATACAGCCCTCTTTGCATTAATCATTGCCTTAACAGGACTCACCTGGAGCTTCAACTGGTTTTCCAAAACCTACTATGGTCTCGTCACTGCCGGCAAACGTTTTGAACAATGGGAAATACCGGTATCAAATTCGGCAAAAGTGTTTAAACAGACAGATCCTTCTACCCTGCTATGGGAAAAGATGAACAAGGAATATCCCATTGGCAGGCAGGGAACTTTTCGGTTCGACTATCCTCAAAAGCCCACGGATGTTTTTACCGTATGCTTCAATCCGGCCAACGACGGCACTTATTATCAAAGTGAATACCGCTTTTTCGACAGAAACACACTACAGGAAGTAAAAGGCGGAGGCACGTATGGCATTAAACAATCAGAAGCATCACGAGGAGATAAATTATACCGAATGACTTACGACATACATGTTGGAGCCATATTAGGATTACCGGGGCGAATACTTGTATTTATAACTAGTCTGATCATTGCTTCCCTACCGGTAACCGGATGTATTATCTGGTGGAGGAAAAAAAGGAAAAAGAAAGTAATCGGCAATAGCCATACCACCATTTGA
- a CDS encoding TonB-dependent siderophore receptor has product MKKCSLSILLMLCTFMAVYAGSIKGIVINSTGEKLEFATILLKGTNAGSTTDSQGQFYIKRVAQGRHTLIISSVSYKTKEVPVAISSENEIVSLGNIVLESNTEELNEVVVVGNANAYTTREPSSSIRLNQPLLKIPQNVQVVSSEIMSDQQIVSMSDGITRNVSGVTRLEHWGDSYALINMRGSRASAFREGMNVTSSWGPLTEDMSFVDRIEFIKGPAGFMMSNGEPSGIYNVVTKKPTGQTKGQASLTFGSYDFYRTTLDLDGKLDKSGKLLYRFNAMAQSTNSQRAYESAKRYSIAPVISYQLDDNTKLTAEYDYQYMESSNIGSYYSFSPDGYATLPQNYSLLEPGLPSSVVNDHSLILNLQHNFNKDWKLTAQGAYFNYNREGSSMWPSSLAANGDLVRSVSIADVINEMKFGQIYINGKAQTGFVSHNILAGFDTGDKHAWYDWSQSFDLDSIGTYNIFDKDYSAGYPYYGYPKFDRSKSLKERANTTQVTQSYSGLYFQDELGLLNDRLRLTLAGRYTYVKDSSYGTTNTEEKHFSPRVGLSYSIDKNTSGYALYDQTFSPQMGMLRNGDKVNPITGNNWELGLKRNWFNNRWTTTVAVYQILKNNETASDPNNTPQESYLIQVGQSKAKGVEVDILGEILPNLSMVANYAYTDYRVTKSVDPSQPVGTRLPGYAKHDFNIWLKYSFTQGCLDGFNLSAGQSTQLDRSTWSWGSSLDNIASLPDYFRFDAALGWKRNDLSLALNIYNVFDRYLYSGSSYQTYYYWQSEPPRNFRLSVTYNF; this is encoded by the coding sequence ATGAAAAAATGTAGCTTAAGCATCTTACTGATGCTTTGTACTTTTATGGCCGTTTATGCGGGAAGTATTAAAGGAATTGTAATTAACAGCACCGGCGAAAAGTTGGAATTTGCCACAATATTGCTTAAAGGCACAAATGCAGGCAGCACAACGGACAGTCAGGGGCAATTTTATATAAAAAGAGTAGCACAAGGACGACATACGCTTATTATTTCATCCGTAAGTTACAAAACAAAAGAAGTGCCTGTTGCCATATCATCAGAGAATGAGATTGTCTCTCTTGGCAACATTGTGCTGGAATCTAACACAGAAGAACTCAATGAAGTGGTGGTGGTAGGAAATGCCAATGCATATACCACACGAGAGCCATCAAGCTCCATCCGTCTTAACCAACCTCTGCTAAAAATACCGCAAAACGTGCAAGTCGTTAGTTCGGAAATTATGAGCGACCAGCAAATAGTAAGCATGAGCGACGGCATTACCCGAAATGTGAGTGGCGTTACCAGGCTGGAGCACTGGGGAGATTCTTATGCTCTTATTAACATGCGCGGATCAAGAGCGTCGGCTTTTCGCGAAGGAATGAATGTTACCTCCTCATGGGGGCCACTGACCGAAGACATGAGTTTCGTTGACCGCATAGAGTTCATCAAAGGGCCCGCAGGTTTTATGATGTCGAACGGAGAACCAAGCGGCATTTATAATGTAGTCACCAAAAAGCCCACAGGACAAACCAAAGGACAGGCATCGCTCACCTTTGGCAGTTATGACTTTTATCGCACCACTCTCGATTTAGACGGGAAACTGGACAAGAGCGGCAAACTTCTTTATCGCTTCAACGCCATGGCACAAAGCACCAATTCTCAACGCGCCTATGAGTCGGCCAAGAGATACAGCATCGCTCCCGTTATCAGCTATCAGTTAGATGATAACACAAAACTTACGGCCGAATATGATTACCAATACATGGAATCGTCCAATATCGGATCTTACTATAGCTTCTCACCCGACGGATATGCCACACTTCCTCAAAATTACTCCCTTCTGGAACCAGGCCTACCCTCTAGCGTAGTTAATGATCATAGCTTAATACTAAATTTGCAACACAACTTTAACAAAGACTGGAAACTAACGGCACAAGGTGCTTACTTTAATTACAATAGAGAAGGAAGCTCCATGTGGCCCTCTTCCTTAGCGGCAAACGGCGACTTAGTTAGAAGTGTAAGCATCGCAGATGTCATCAATGAAATGAAGTTCGGCCAGATATATATAAACGGTAAAGCACAAACAGGCTTCGTTTCGCACAACATACTGGCAGGTTTCGATACCGGAGACAAACATGCCTGGTACGATTGGAGCCAAAGCTTTGACTTAGATTCCATAGGAACATATAATATTTTCGACAAAGACTATTCGGCAGGCTATCCATACTACGGTTATCCTAAATTCGACCGCTCAAAGAGTTTAAAAGAGCGAGCCAACACCACTCAAGTAACCCAGTCTTATAGCGGCTTGTATTTTCAGGATGAACTGGGATTATTAAACGATCGGCTGCGTCTTACACTAGCCGGAAGATATACTTATGTAAAAGACAGTTCATACGGCACCACCAATACAGAAGAAAAACATTTCTCACCGCGAGTAGGACTTAGCTACTCCATAGACAAAAACACCTCGGGTTATGCCCTCTATGACCAAACTTTTTCTCCACAAATGGGAATGCTTAGAAATGGCGATAAAGTAAATCCGATTACCGGCAATAACTGGGAACTTGGTTTGAAACGAAACTGGTTTAATAATCGGTGGACAACCACCGTAGCCGTATATCAAATTCTGAAGAATAACGAAACAGCCAGTGATCCGAACAATACCCCACAGGAATCTTACCTGATACAAGTGGGACAATCTAAGGCTAAAGGTGTAGAAGTCGATATTCTGGGCGAGATACTGCCCAACCTGAGTATGGTGGCCAACTATGCATATACCGATTACCGGGTAACAAAATCGGTAGATCCAAGCCAACCCGTAGGTACACGTCTGCCGGGATATGCTAAACACGATTTCAACATCTGGCTTAAATACAGCTTCACACAAGGATGTTTAGACGGATTCAACTTATCTGCCGGACAGTCCACTCAACTCGACCGCAGCACATGGAGCTGGGGAAGCTCTTTGGACAATATCGCCTCATTACCCGATTATTTTCGTTTCGATGCCGCGCTGGGATGGAAAAGAAATGATTTAAGCCTTGCGCTGAACATTTATAATGTGTTTGATCGTTACTTATACAGTGGTTCCTCTTACCAAACATATTATTACTGGCAATCAGAACCGCCACGTAATTTCAGATTAAGCGTTACCTATAACTTCTGA